The genomic window tcattacataaagattatattattatattaataaaaattgttgAACTGATTATATAAAAGGGTCACAAGAGCAAATGTGATaggagaaacaaaggagaaatgtAGATAAAAGAGTCTCCCGAAAAtgtgaggaaagagaaagcacTCCCAATTAGGGACatccaagaaaacttcatggtAGAGGTGGGTCTCGAAAAATTTCAACAAGACAAGGAAAGAGACAGGCAAAGGGCCCGCTTCTGTGAGTAGAATGATCACCATCCTACTGGACTCTGGTCCAATTCTAACACTCTTCGCTAGATTCTCATTTGATTCAATCCAACAACACTTCTCGCGTTACTACGTTAGACCAAATCAACCAGTGTTCCAGAAGCCACGGTGAATTGAAATAATGGTGGATTGTCTAGACATCCAAAAGACATAAACTGAAATTCTGACTCAGACACTGATAAGTCCCTTCTGTTATTTcttctgcttcatttttctttacctgtaaagtgAAGGCATCTAAAGTGCTTTCCATCTGAAAATCAGCAAGGATAATCATCTAGTGTCTGGCCCCAAgggacttacattctactgggggacaACATCTCACAGATAAATGTGGTcccaaaaatcaaagaagagaatatgtgcttttgagagagagggagagagaaaagaagaagaagaagaagaaaagaagaagaagaagaagaagaaggaggaggaggaggaggaggaggaggaggaggaggaggaggaggaggaggaggaggaggaggaggaggaagagggggaaagaaagaggcagCTTGTCCAGGTGTACAGAGCTAGGCACTGATAGACCAGGACTGGAATCCAGGTTCTCtggctttttgcatttccttgcATTGAATAGTACATCTGGGGGATGTGTGCAGAAGCATAGGGAAGGCTGTGACTCAGAAGACATGGGTTTGCCTGACCAATTCAGGACAAGGACATTCCAGctcttcataaatatttacagaattgagttgaatttaattgaacagAAGAGAGACGGAGAGAACCCGTCCCTCACCTAACTGGTGCAGGGAAGGAATGAGTGGCCGGCAGGCAAAACCCTGCTTTATGTGCTCGGAGCAAAGCACCTGGGGCAAAGTCCTGGAAGGTGTATATTGTTCGCACCAGTCTGGGGATTACTTTGGCGCTGTGCCCAAAAAGCTGTAAAACCgcaaaccctttgatcagcaATACTATTACCAAGTCTATATCaatccaaaaataaacaaataaaaaatgaaaatgatctttttttttttttcttattagtggtgacaataaaagttttttttttttttttgttttgttttgttttgtattgttttgttttgtttttttctaaacagTGTTTTGGGACTAGGAACACGCCTTCCAGGAGCGCTCTGAAAACTGTGCCAAGAGTTTATGTCTTCAGGGACTTTCCGGGACTGAGCACTTCCTTAAGTACctgcttcccctcctcccaccccaaccccagagaaagaaatgagtttttaaaaagtctgtgTTAAAAAAAGGCAgagttttttaaaagtctgcctgattctccttcattttccttctgttttttggtttggtttggctgTTCGTCTAGAGGGGATAGCATCTTTCATGCAGACTCCTTTGGAATCGTCCTGCATCTCCGCACTGCTGAGACAATTTGTTCAGACTTGATCATTGGACCAAATCGCTGTGACTGTGGCCAAagttctgtttctgctcactctGCTTTGCCTCATTTCATAGAAGCCTTTCcgagggttttctgaaatctgtttgtCCCCTTTTAGAATTCTTTCAACCCAGTCACGGAGCACAACTGGAGCTGCCCACTTGAGGGGCGATTCCTCCACTCCAATGCTTTACAGAACGGTTGTAGATATATTTTGCACAAATagatgtttttctattttgctttttatttctttgggatacaggcccggAGTGGGTCTCCTAGTCTTCACAAGcacgataattgtatatatattggatttaacctgtattttaacatatttaacgtgtttTGGACTacaaggggaggaggtgggggaaggaagggggaaaaagttttgctagggtcaattttgaaaaaggaggaggaggaggaggaggaggaggaggaggaggaggaggaggaggaggaggaggaggaggaggaggagaagcaggaggagaagcaggaggaggaggagtataTAAAGCAGGTTCTGCCTGCCGGCTTGTCATTCCTTCACTGCACTGGTGACGGACGGGTTCTCTCCCTGAAGAGATTCGTGATTTTCTAGGAAGACTGGACTTGGATTTCACTGCACTAGGTAAGTGACGAGCTTGTTCTCTCGGTCTCCCTTTCGTGATTTTTTGGGAAAAGTGTTCTTGATTTTCACTGCGCCGATTAGGGGAGGGACGGGTTCTCTCGGTCTCCCTTTCCCTGAGGAGATCCCTGATTTTCTGGGGAGAGCGGACTAGGAGCTCTCTGCGCCGATTAGGGGAGGGACGGGTTCTTTCggtctccctttctttccctgagGAGATCCCTGATTTTTTGGGGAGAGCGGCCTTGGAGCTCACTGCGCCAGTTACCAAAGCGACGCGTGAAGAGCGATCTGGAACTATGGAACCCAACCAAACCAAAGGACTTCTCCTGAAGATGGTAGGATCAGCACAGCAGCTGGACGCCCTCCTCGCGAGGGAGTCGGCCCACCAAGAAGTTTTCCAGCCCCAGAATGCGGCCCTGAGGAGCCAACTGGAACAATCTGCCATTTGCCTCATCCTGCTGAGCCCACAATATTATGGGATGGTCGCGGAAGAACTGCTGTGGAGGAAAGTGTACTACGATCTCCAAACCCTCCGGAATACCAGGGGAGCCCTTATGGACGCTTGGGGCCCAGAAGGTGCTTACCGGGAGCACCTCAAAAATGGAATTCATGTCTAtcattgccttttcttttctatgCAAGCACAGTTCGAGCTGCAATTGGAAAACTACATCTACTGGCCTTCCAGCCAGCCTGGGAGCCAAGCGAGGAGGGCGGGCTCTCCCTCCGCGGAAGAGATGGACTGGGCCAGGAAGTTCTGCCATCTTTGTCTGCTTCGGATTGGAGACTTGTACCACTATCTGAGGGAGTTCACGGCCTCGGAGGGAGAGGAGCAAGCTAAGCTCTACTACTACCGAGCTCTGTCGCTCATTCCCGACCTGGGCTTGCCCTTCGTGCACCTGGCAACTCTGTCCGGAGCTAAATTTTCTTACGTCGAGGCCACGTGTTTTTATCAGTGTTGCATCCATTCCAAAGTCCCCCACGCTGCAGCCTTCCTGGGTCTGGAGCAGATCTATCTGAAGAttcaggaggaatacagacagCTCCCGAGTGTTCCGCTGGGGAAACTAGGTCCAGAGCACCAGGCGCGGGAAGATGTGAGAAGGTTGCTGGTCAGCTTTGTGTATCTCCAGAGCCTCCTGACGCCCCAAGGCAGAAGACACCCGGCGCTGGAGAGGCTGTGCGCGAGGGTCCTGGAGGACTTTCAGCTGTGTCTCTCCCACCTGGCGATCCAAGCCGGCCAAGGCTGGGCCAGGAGAGCGGGGGCGGAGCAGGGGCATGGCTCCTCGCTCTTGCCAAATCAACTGGTCTTCCAAATGGTCATCCTGTGCCTCTTGACTCTGGAGAACTTGAAGAGAGCCGGCTCGGAACTGAGCCACACGGCCATCTCCTTCAGCCTGGTTTTCTTCTCTCATATCGTGCGCCTGGTGGGCGGCAACATCCGGGCGGCGCTGCACAGCCGGGTGGCGCCAGGGAGGGACGAAACGCAGGAGCCTGAGAAGCCTTGGCTGGAAGAGGGAGAACGGGGACCAGAGCTTCCCGCTCCCCACCCCGTCTCGGTTCACGTCGGCGagttcccagagagcgatcaggaGCCGCGTTTCTCCATTCCACCTTCCTGCCCTGAAGATTCGTGGGAGGACAGCGAGTCCATGGAAGTCTGGGAGCCGGACGGGAGCCGGGACTCCCCCGGGGACTCCTACCGTGTCTTAGAGGACGGCGAAGATTGGGGGGACGTTTCTTTCTGTTCGCTCCCCGACTCGGACAGCAGCTTCAGCGAAGTAGCctcagaagaaggagaagaggagagcgCCTCGGAGGAAAGCGCCATCTCCAGCAGCTGGACCCTCCCCAACTCGCAGGCTCTGCAAGAGCGGCTGGACATTCTGTGCGCAGAAGGGCTGCTCCCGGCTCTCCGGGTCGTCCTCCAGTGGCTGCTCACCGAGCCGGCCCTCAGCGGCCTCAGCATGCGCGCGTGGCCGGGCCTCTGGAGGgacctgctgctgctgctcaaCCTGCTGCCCAGCGCCCAGGAGCTCGGAAACCCCCACCTCGGGCTGGCCCCCCGGCTCCGCGAGCTGCTCCCCCACTTTGAGCGGCCCAGCCCCCCCATCTCTATGCCCCTCCTGGAGGACACCATCCTgcgctccctcctccccttccaggCTGCCCACGCGAGCTTAAACTTTGACCTCGACGTGTTTCCCACTTTCTCCAGGGAAGACGTGGCTCTGCGCGCCTGCGTCCTGCGCACGTTTGGCCACTTCGCTGCCCACCTGCCTGACAGTCTCGTCGTGTTCGATCCGAAGCTGGGCCTCTTTCTCTGGGCGGTTCCTCCTTCGCGGGAGGCTCGGGAGAAAGGGGCGCCGCCCCGGGCCCGGGAAGGCCCGGCCCAGCTGCAGAGACAAGTGCAGTCCATGGAGACGGCCCTGCGGCTGCTCCGCATTCAGACGGCCCTTTCCCCTTACCTCATCCCAGACGCCGTGGCTCTGTGGCAGCACCTGCCCCTCGTGCGGGAGATGGCCCAGAGCGGGAGGTTCGTGCTCATAGTCCCCAGGATCGTGATCGACGAGTTGGACCGGAGGAAGAAGGAGGCCCCGGCCCGGTTCGCCCTGCGGTTCTTGGAAGAGCAGCTGAAGCAAAGGAACGGGCGCTTTCGGTGCCAGGTGCAAGTGCGGGGCAAGTGGAGGTGGCCCAAGATAGGAGGAGAAAACGCGGCTGCCTGGAACCTCCACAGCATCCTCCGCGGCTACGGGGAGCTGCTGCGCGCCGTCGGGGAGGACGCGGACAGCGCCAGGGGGATGGTGACCGTCCTCACGGCTCTGGACCTGGCGGGGGCCGGGCCcttgtcccctcccctgagctCGGCCTTCGAGGCTGCGCACGAGGCGGGGGTGGCCATCGAGCACGTGCTCCCCTTCTACACTCGCTGGAAGGCCCTCAGCCGGAACACGGAGCTCACAGGGTCTTAGGGGCAACATTTCATTCATGCATCCGCATGAATGTGTTTTTAAAGAattcccaacccccccccccccaacccaagCCAAGCCAAGACAAAGAAACgtgttttttaaaagtctgccCGATTCTCATCCGTTCTCCTTCGGGTTTTGtggttgtttggttttgtttttcgtTTTTTGGTTTCGTTTCGTTTCCTTTGGTTTTTCTCTAGAGGATCTTTCAGCCGGAGTCCTTGGGAATGGGCCTGCATCTCCGCCCGGCTGAGAACTGGTCCTTGGACCCCATCGCTGTGCCTGTGCACAAAGCTCTGTTTGTGCTCACTCTGCTGGCGCCGGCTCACGGAAGCCTTTCCCAGGGTTTCCCAATCTGTTTGTCCCCTTGTAGAACCCAGTGCCCTTTCAACCGAGGCACGGAGCTCGACTGGAGCTGCCCAACTCAGGGGCCGTTCCTCCATTCCAATGCTCTGCCAGATAACAGAACggtggtgagtgtgtgtgtgtgtgtgtgtgtgtgtgtgtgtgtgtgtgtgtgtgtgtaatatataatataatatacacacacacatacatataatatacacacacacatatatatattatacacacacatatatatgctatatatctatacatatctatatctatctatctatctatctagcacAAATAGatgcttttctattttgctttttatttgtttgggtacaaccacctcctccttctccttctcttccaccatctcctcctcctcttccttatctCACTTGTGCACACCTTGACACAGACTAGGAGGGGAGTGGGTCTccactgtatacatatattggagaaGGATGAGGTGGTGGTACCTAGCCCTGTGCACCCGGACAAGctgcctctttctccctcctcctcttcctcctgttcttccttctccaccatctcttccttctccaccatctcctgcaggaggaggagatggtggaaaaggaggagtaagagaaggaggagagggaggaagtggaggaggaggaggaggaggaagaggaggagatggtggagaatTAGGAGATGATGGAGGAAAAGGATGAGGTGATGGTACCTAGCTCTGTGCACCTGGACAAGctgcctctttcttcctcctcctcttcctcctgttcctcctcctccactaTCTCCTGCAGGATGAGGAGATGgtggaaaaagaaggaggagtaagagaaagaggaggaggaggagaaggaggaggaggaggaggaagaggaggaagaggaggaagaagaggaggaggaagagaaggagggaggaggaggaagaggaggaggaggaggagatggtggaggaggaagagcaggaggaggaggaggaggaggagatagtggaggaggaagagcaggaggaggagggagaaagaggaagcttGTCCAGGTGCACAGAGCTAGGTACCATCACCTCATCCTtttcctccaccatctcctcctctacctcctcctcctcctcctccaccatctcctctaCCATCACCTCATCCTTCTCCTCCACTATCTCCTCCTTTTCCACTATCTCCTCCACCTCCTTCTTCAacacctcctccttctcttccaccaTCTGctccttctccaccatctcctcctcttcttcctcctcctctacctcctcctctccttctccaccatctcctcctcctcttcctccccccatgtccttctcctcctcctcctccaccatctcctccacttccttcttcaacacctcctcctcttccaccatctgctccttctccaccatctccttctgttcttcctcttcctccttctccgcCTCCTCCTTGAccatctcttctcctcctccatgATCtcgttctcctcctccttctcctcttcctcgtCCTCCATCACCTCCTTGTTCTCTACCATCTCcacccccttctccttttcctccaccatctcctccttctccaccatctccttcttctcctccatttccttctaatcctcctcctcctccttttccctccaccatctcctctcctccaccatctcctcctcctcctcctcctcctcctcctcctcctcctcctcctccttctcctccttctcctcctcctcctcctaatctttcttcattctcctcatttaccatctcctcctcctccttctccatgtCCTtgtcctcctccacctcctcctctcttccaccctccctcctcctcctcctcctcttcctcttcctcctcctcctcattttcctccaCCATCTTCTCcatctccaccatctcctccttctccaccatctcTTCTAGAAGGAAGATGGTGGAGGAGAAGGATGAGGTGGTGGTACCTAGCTCTGTGCACTTGGACAAGctgcctctttctccctcctcctcctcctgctcctccttctcctccttttcctccaccatcttctccctctccaccatctcctccttctccatGGTGGAGAATTAGGAGATGGTGGAGGAGAAGGATGAGGTGTGGTACCTAGCTCTGTGCACCTGGACAAGctgcctctttctccctcctcctcctcctcctcttcctcctgctcctcctcttccaccatcTCCTCCACCACCACCTCTACCTTCTCCTCCAcaatctcctctttttcctcctcctctatcacctcttccttctccaccatctcctcctcctcctgttaaacatcctcctccttctcttcctcctcctcctcctcctcctcctcctcttcctcctcctcctctttctcctcctctttctcctccactaTCCCCTCCTTTTCCACCATCTCCTCCACCTCCTACTCTAAAAAACTGAATTATCTTATTATCATCAGAAAAGatctagatgatctcaaagataaattttacttttaacacCATGATCCTATTCTGGACAGTCCCTGTCCTCGGAGCCTTGCATTCTGCTCTTTAGTCCACagactttattttcttattacagGCCATTTGAGTCCTGTGGATTCTGCTTCCTCAGGGTCTCTAGCATCCATTGCCTTCTTTCCACTAGTGCTACCACCATCTTACAGCAGCCCCCAGGAACCGCTGGCCTAAAGGGGCAGATCTGATGGTTTCCTTTCTggtcttctcccctccctccagccTCCATCATCCCCAAGTCACCCATGTATCCGCCACATAATCTGCTCCTGCACGAATCTAGCCACATTCTTCCTCTGCTCAAAAGCCTAGCTTGCCTTGCCTCTTCCTCCAGGAAGCTTGATTTGCTTTCACAATTGGTACCAACTTGCCCATTGGACTTTTCCAGGCAGTCTCTCTAACATATACATTATGTGACACTGTGCATTGTTCttaatctatgtatgtatatcactCCCTCATTAGCCTCTGGACTTACTATGTCTCATCTAAATTTAGGGCTCCCCTAAGCCTGGCACTGggctctgcacacagtaggtgctagaTATTCGATATTTTAATTTGAGAGTGAAGATGACGAGGAGGCTGTGAGcatgaagaacagagagaagtcGTGAAAGGATTTCGCCTCATTGGGTTTTGGAAGTGTCTGCGAAAAAATacgacagaagaggaaatgagtaGAATCCATGAATTTCTTGACTCAGAGTTCATCTCAGGACTCGAGCAATGGTGCTCATGAAATGGAAGTGCGTGCGTTCTTGGCACAGAAGCAGCAGAGAGGACGGAGCTCCTCGGCCCTCCAGAATATGTTAGCAGTGGGCGGAGGCTGCCGGCTCCCACTGGGAAGTTCTGaggctttttctttctaaaacttcTCCTTCTatgagagaaaactgaaactagCAGACCCGAGATGGCCGGTAATGGGATTTTGCTTTGATGATGTCTTTCTAGCTCTGTGTCCAAGAGCGGTATTTTATGTGGAGGAGGGgcttaaatatttatcagcttaATTTGATTTGAATTCCTTAATCTACCATCTGGTCCGTAGAACCTCAGTGCAAAACAACCCTTTCACAGTGGGCTTGCCACCAGGAACATTATGCCCATGGAGGTAAACACCACATGCTTCCTTGGTGCACCAGGGAAGAGATGAGCTTGGGATTGCCTTCTGGGAATTGTTGCATATGTCTCCCTGAAATCTATTGGTTAAGCAAGCCCAGTGTCTTTTCTGCAGCCATCCCTTGGGCTATAACTAAGGTGAACCCTTGTCCTTTGCCCTAGGGTACCACAATGTAGAAGGGGCACTTATAGTCTTTAACTTTAGAGATCCAACTGAACTTAGCATTGACTTGATggttctgtgatttcactgatttgGAAGAAACATGACAGTCTATTCATACCCACATGATCTGGGTGATTCTGACTCGTGTTCTTCCATAGATCCACTTCAGGGGCAGTAGCCAACAGACTGGGGGGCTTCCTCACCTACTTTTGACCAAGGGATACTGTGGACAAAACACCGATCCCCATATGACCTTCCCGATAACGACCCTCTGCGCTCGTAGCTAGTCTGGCCCTCAGACAAGAGCCTCCCCTACAGAAGCTCGGTTGGAGCTACTAGATATGGGCTTGACCGATATGCGCAGAATCAGAGACTCTGTGAGGTGAGACATCCACTGTTCTCTGACCTGGAAAGACAAGAGGACTGTGCCCAATGAGGGAATAGTTTAAGAAAAATTCTGACAAGTTAAAGAATGTCTATAAAAGGGAAAGCAGAATAGTAAGAGAACTGGAAACCCAGTGCTTTATAAGGGGAATAAACAAACTGGGAATCTTTACTCTGGTGAAGAGGTTTTGAACAGACATGATAGCTATCATAAAGAGTATGAGGATCTGTCACTTAAAGCGATTATCCCTTTTCTCAGAAAACAGAACCAGGGAGTTGTGGGTAGTGACTATAAAGAGGAGGGCATGGGCTTCATGTcagaaaaacagacaaacaaatcaGTTTTGAGTTGATCAAAACAACAGTTTTGAGCTGaatcaaaataacaaaatcaatttcTCAGAAGGGGTTGGACTGTCTTGGGAGAAAGGTTCTCCCTCCTTGGGAGAATTTTAACCAAGGTTGCACAGCCATTTTCTGGGGATATTATCTGGTTATGGGTTAGATCCACGGGTGGTCcaggaaatgttttgcaattgaGTCTTTGGAAAAGATTCAAAACAAACCTTTTGCAAGTCAAGCTCTGCTTTGTAGCATCAACTTATCTTGAAAATTTGACAGCTGGCTCTCCCAAACTggttcctccctctttcccttccttctttccttcctcttttcctccttccttccttccttttttcttcattccttttctccttcctttcttcctccctttctttcctcctcccttcctttccttcctgctCCCTCTATTCcctatctccctttctctctccttctttctccttccttcctttcttcctcacttgCTTGCTTCCTCCTTCATAATATTGGTACTTGGGATGGCAAAACTACAGATGATCTAGCTCCCAACTGATCAGGATTGGGAGAAGAGAGCTTGGGATGCTTGTCAACAGGACTCGCGACACTGCGGTTGCCCTACAGATCTGCCCCCCATACTCATGAAAATGTCAGAGGATTTGCCATCTTGCAGCACTGCCAGTGTGCCGGCTAGGACTCAGAGCTCTGTGTCTCCCCATTTGGAGTCTGGGGcagtctccttttctcccttttttctttgatttgctcCATTGTGTTTGCTATATTTTGGGAAGAAGGAACATTTAGGAGCATAATAATGGTGACGTACCCCCATCTTGGTAAAGGGCCATTTTTCTAGGAAGCTCAGCCCACTCTCCGGACAATATCTCATTAATCTCACAAAAGATGATGCTCGcagttaatcttctctttcctaattgtttcttggaagaaatgaagTTGGACTCGCTTAGCAAATTTAAAGCACAGCGTCCATTGTGCTTTTTGTGGTGGGTTAGAGAATCCACTGGTGGGGGCCATTGGGGGGCATCTCTGGGCAGCAAACTTGAGACAAAGAAGCAGAGGAGACAGTCTTCCAGAGCTGGCTCAAACCTGGGCCTCCACTGGTCGTCAGGGGGACCCGGATGAGTTGCTTAGAGCCACTGGGCGCTTAGAATATAGCACAAAGAAGGCCAGACCTGGGAGTGGGGGCTCGTAGAGCACAAAAACGGAGActctcagagctggaaagggatTTGGAATATCAGTCAGAGAAGTTCAGAACTGGGAGAAATCTCAGCACACAGAACATGGAGCAGCCATACTGGGGGGATCTGAACAACTTGGAACATCAGTGAGGAACCCCAGCAAAGGGAACCCAGATGGTGGAGCTGCCGGGCCCCAGAGACCTTTTAGCCCACTGGCCTCACTATGGAACGGAGGTTCCTGGGCTCCAGGGTGAAGAAATGATTTGGCCAAAGCCACAGCCAAGCCTCGGGatctgaggaggaggaaggaacatGGATCTGGCTCCTTAAATGAAAAGCTCATCAGCTCTTGCTCACAGCAACAATGAACCCAGCTGCAAATGCTGGGCTGCTTAAATAGGCAAAAATGGAAATTGCCATCCCAGAGACCACAGCCCGAATTTCTGCCCCTTGTCCATTTTTAGCCGCTTACAGCTCCGGCTGCTCTCGGGAAGCCCTCGAGGCCTTTCCTCCAGAGGTCACAGCTCACCTGCCCTGAGCTGAGAGACCCTCCTGTCTGCTGCAGAGCTTCTGAGGGCCAGGAGCAGGACAGGAGTCGGGCCAGCTGGGGGGCAGTTTCTTTGGCTGGCATTTCTCTGAATCTCCCTTTGGTATTATCTTGCCTCCTTTCTGGAGATTTGGGGCCCTGACCTTCAGCCCCCCGTCCACGTATCCCACTCTCCAAGTTCACCAAGCCCTCCTGCCTTTGTTCACTTTAGCCTGGAATGCCCTCCTCTTGGTGAATCCCAGCTCCACTCATCCCtggcggggggagggggcggtGTCTCTCCCTCAGGCTCCATCTTCTCCTGCCGGGCACTCAGAGCCCCTTGTAAAGCACATTGGATTTGGGGCCCTGGGGGGAACTGAGTTCGAGTCCAGCCTTAGatacctattagctgtgtgagcctgtcTGGACAAATGACTGACTTGTTTCAATTTCTGCAAAATGGGAGCAAAAGCCACATCTCCCCCTGAGTTGGGAAGATCAAACTAGACCTCACATGTATGCAAAGTGCAAAATATTACTTGTTATGACACAGTCTTCATGGGCACAAatagtcaaaaatatttattaaacacttactgtatgTCAGGctgttgttctttgtcctttgttcttgaagggcATTGCGAGGGCCGGAGGTGCTGCCATaatgtgcaagtgaattggattcaagCGAGGGtgggctgcctcagtttcccctccagaactCTCTGGGAACAGTAGCCAGAGAGGGACCAAATATTTTTAGCTtcccaatacaattcttcctttgcaacaacaacaacaacaacaacaaaattcggttctgcacatatataggatatactataaaatatttaatatgtatgggaatgcctgccacctaggggagagggtggagggaaagaggggaaaaatttggaacagaagggagtacaagggataatgtaaaaaaaaaaaattacctatgaatgtgtactgtcaaagaaaatgttataattataaaaattaaaaaaaaaagaaagaaagaaagaaagagaaggactcGCCCTCCCTGGCTGCAGATGGTCCAGCCCGCCCCTCCAGCCGCAGCTCAGCCACAGGTGC from Sminthopsis crassicaudata isolate SCR6 chromosome 3, ASM4859323v1, whole genome shotgun sequence includes these protein-coding regions:
- the LOC141562694 gene encoding nonsense-mediated mRNA decay factor SMG5-like produces the protein MEPNQTKGLLLKMVGSAQQLDALLARESAHQEVFQPQNAALRSQLEQSAICLILLSPQYYGMVAEELLWRKVYYDLQTLRNTRGALMDAWGPEGAYREHLKNGIHVYHCLFFSMQAQFELQLENYIYWPSSQPGSQARRAGSPSAEEMDWARKFCHLCLLRIGDLYHYLREFTASEGEEQAKLYYYRALSLIPDLGLPFVHLATLSGAKFSYVEATCFYQCCIHSKVPHAAAFLGLEQIYLKIQEEYRQLPSVPLGKLGPEHQAREDVRRLLVSFVYLQSLLTPQGRRHPALERLCARVLEDFQLCLSHLAIQAGQGWARRAGAEQGHGSSLLPNQLVFQMVILCLLTLENLKRAGSELSHTAISFSLVFFSHIVRLVGGNIRAALHSRVAPGRDETQEPEKPWLEEGERGPELPAPHPVSVHVGEFPESDQEPRFSIPPSCPEDSWEDSESMEVWEPDGSRDSPGDSYRVLEDGEDWGDVSFCSLPDSDSSFSEVASEEGEEESASEESAISSSWTLPNSQALQERLDILCAEGLLPALRVVLQWLLTEPALSGLSMRAWPGLWRDLLLLLNLLPSAQELGNPHLGLAPRLRELLPHFERPSPPISMPLLEDTILRSLLPFQAAHASLNFDLDVFPTFSREDVALRACVLRTFGHFAAHLPDSLVVFDPKLGLFLWAVPPSREAREKGAPPRAREGPAQLQRQVQSMETALRLLRIQTALSPYLIPDAVALWQHLPLVREMAQSGRFVLIVPRIVIDELDRRKKEAPARFALRFLEEQLKQRNGRFRCQVQVRGKWRWPKIGGENAAAWNLHSILRGYGELLRAVGEDADSARGMVTVLTALDLAGAGPLSPPLSSAFEAAHEAGVAIEHVLPFYTRWKALSRNTELTGS